A single window of Thalassomonas viridans DNA harbors:
- a CDS encoding sigma-70 family RNA polymerase sigma factor, which produces MDSAQIFACHRDRLLALAYRLTGSVFESEDIVQEAYIRWHHTLKKSTLKKSTLEKRTLQNSAQEPSPREIETPRAWLTTVTTRLSLDYLKSARCQRQSYIGPWLPEPLIANQQQPDNMHALDQSVTMAFMVLLDRLSPAQRAAYILHDLLGYAFDDIAEILGVSSASCRKLASRSREKINAGAEHEPVPAAQHQQLIEAFFLAVRDADHRALLSLLTDDVIFHSDGGGKAAAAPHILKGKEEVLAWMKKVLIPALGQWQTLPGKRTLVCFNGSPGIVLWQEGKVISAFSISLAKSGIRQIYALRNPDKLQLFSRAAG; this is translated from the coding sequence ATGGACAGTGCACAAATTTTTGCCTGCCACAGGGATAGGCTTTTGGCGCTTGCTTACCGCCTGACCGGCTCTGTGTTTGAGTCAGAAGATATAGTCCAGGAGGCTTATATCCGCTGGCACCATACCTTGAAAAAAAGTACTTTGAAAAAAAGCACCCTGGAAAAACGTACTTTGCAAAACAGTGCCCAGGAACCAAGCCCCCGGGAGATTGAAACGCCCCGGGCCTGGTTAACGACGGTGACCACCCGGTTGTCGCTGGATTATCTGAAGAGCGCCCGCTGCCAGAGGCAAAGCTATATCGGCCCCTGGTTGCCAGAGCCTTTGATAGCCAACCAGCAACAGCCGGATAACATGCACGCCTTAGATCAAAGCGTGACCATGGCTTTTATGGTGTTGCTGGACAGGCTGTCGCCGGCGCAAAGGGCTGCTTATATCCTGCATGACCTTTTGGGTTATGCTTTTGATGATATTGCGGAAATACTCGGTGTTTCTTCGGCTTCATGCCGTAAACTGGCCAGCCGCAGCCGGGAGAAAATCAATGCCGGTGCTGAGCATGAGCCTGTGCCGGCAGCGCAACACCAGCAACTGATTGAAGCTTTCTTTTTAGCTGTCCGTGATGCAGATCACCGGGCGCTGTTATCCTTGCTGACAGACGATGTTATCTTTCACAGTGATGGCGGCGGCAAAGCGGCAGCGGCCCCCCATATACTCAAAGGCAAAGAGGAAGTGCTGGCCTGGATGAAAAAGGTGTTAATACCCGCCCTGGGGCAATGGCAAACCTTGCCGGGTAAGCGTACTTTGGTATGCTTTAACGGCTCACCCGGTATTGTGTTATGGCAGGAGGGTAAGGTTATTTCCGCTTTTAGCATTAGTTTGGCAAAAAGCGGGATCCGGCAAATATATGCGTTAAGAAATCCCGATAAGTTGCAGTTGTTTTCCCGGGCTGCCGGATAA
- a CDS encoding patatin-like phospholipase family protein, producing the protein MLDIYAGKTALKVIRENGFKQDLFGTFLGASGGPKWFTLFGLDKYLFGEFFKDRQAELNLVGSSAGAFRAACFAQKDPVAAITRMAHSYAETVYSSKATREEITEKAIALLDYMLGENGIDEIIDNPVFKAHFLVNKSRGLTASENKLALTLGLAKSFVLNKIDRKLLRRQYQRFVFKAPSSQVSIEDYCGFDTRYINLTRDNLKESLLASGSIPLVMEGIKDIPDAPKGMYRDGGILDYHFDIKVENKASKEQDLILYPHFSASPKAGWFDKNLKRSILPENYDNTVMLVPSDKFIASLPHGKIPDRTDFTSMAPEKRIRYWKTVLSATDQLAQALDQQINRPEKAEIKPII; encoded by the coding sequence ATGTTAGATATTTATGCCGGTAAAACGGCACTCAAAGTGATCAGGGAAAACGGCTTTAAACAAGACTTGTTCGGCACTTTCCTCGGCGCCAGCGGCGGCCCGAAATGGTTCACCCTCTTTGGCCTGGACAAATACCTTTTTGGCGAGTTTTTTAAAGACAGGCAGGCGGAGCTTAACCTGGTAGGCTCCTCTGCCGGGGCGTTTCGCGCCGCCTGCTTTGCCCAGAAAGATCCCGTGGCCGCCATTACCCGTATGGCCCATTCTTATGCGGAAACCGTGTATTCCTCAAAAGCCACCCGGGAAGAAATTACCGAAAAAGCCATAGCGCTGCTCGATTATATGCTGGGGGAAAACGGCATTGACGAGATCATCGACAACCCGGTATTTAAAGCCCATTTCCTGGTCAATAAAAGCCGGGGACTGACCGCCAGCGAAAATAAACTGGCCCTGACCCTGGGACTGGCGAAAAGTTTCGTGCTCAATAAGATCGACCGCAAGTTGTTACGCCGCCAGTACCAGCGCTTCGTATTTAAAGCGCCGTCAAGCCAGGTCTCCATAGAAGATTATTGCGGTTTCGACACCCGCTATATCAATTTAACCCGGGATAACCTTAAAGAGTCTTTGCTCGCCTCAGGCTCTATTCCGCTGGTCATGGAAGGTATAAAAGATATTCCCGACGCCCCCAAAGGCATGTACCGGGACGGCGGTATCCTGGATTATCATTTTGATATCAAAGTTGAAAACAAAGCCAGCAAGGAGCAGGATCTGATCCTCTATCCGCATTTCAGTGCCAGCCCCAAAGCCGGCTGGTTTGATAAAAACCTTAAACGCAGCATATTACCGGAAAACTATGACAATACCGTTATGCTGGTGCCGTCTGACAAATTTATCGCTTCCCTGCCCCACGGCAAAATCCCCGACCGTACCGATTTTACCTCAATGGCGCCGGAAAAAAGAATCCGCTACTGGAAAACCGTGCTCAGTGCCACAGACCAACTGGCCCAGGCACTTGACCAGCAAATAAACCGGCCGGAAAAAGCCGAAATAAAACCGATAATCTAG